In one Rhinopithecus roxellana isolate Shanxi Qingling chromosome 1, ASM756505v1, whole genome shotgun sequence genomic region, the following are encoded:
- the IL17RD gene encoding interleukin-17 receptor D: MAPWLQLCSVFFTVNACLNGSQLAVAAGGSGRARGADTCGWRGVGPASRNSGLYNITFKYDNCTTYLNPVGKHVIADAQNITISQYACHDQVAVTILWSPGPLGIEFLKGFRVILEELKSEGRQCQQLILKDPKQLNSSFKRTGMESQPFLNMKFETDYFVKVVPFPSIKNESNYHPFFFRTRACDLLLQPDNLACKPFWKPRNLNISQHGSDMQVSFDHAPHNFGFRFFYLHYKLKHEGPFKRKTCKQEQNTETTSCLLQNVSPGDYIIELVDDTNTTRKVMHYALKPVHSPWAGPIRAVAITVPLVVISAFATLFTVMCRKKQQENIYSHLDEESSESSTYTAALPRERLRPRPKVFLCYSSKDGQNHMNVVQCFAYFLQDFCGCEVALDLWEDFSLCREGQREWVIQKIHESQFIIVVCSKGMKYFVDKKNYKHKGGGRGSGKGELFLVAVSAIAEKLRQAKQSSSAALSKFIAVYFDYSCEGDVPGVLDLSTKYKLMDNLPQLCSHLHSRDHGLQEPGQHARQGSRRNYFRSKSGRSLYVAICNMHQFIDKEPDWFEKQFVPFHPPPLRYREPVLEKFDSGLVLNDVMCKPGPESDFCLVEAAVLGATGPADFQHESQHGGLDQDAEARPALDGSAALQPLLHTVKAGSPSDMPRDSGIYDSSVPSSELSLPLMEGLLTDQTETSSLTESVSSSSGLGEEEPPALPSKLLSSGVCKADLGCRSYTDELHAVAPL; the protein is encoded by the exons ATTGTACCACCTACTTGAATCCAGTGGGGAAGCATGTGATTGCTGACGCTCAGAATATCACCATCAGCCAGTATGCTTGCCATGACCAAGTGGCAGTCACCATTCTTTGGTCCCCAGGTCCCCTTG GCATCGAATTCCTGAAAGGATTTCGGGTAATACTGGAGGAGCTGAAGTCAGAGGGAAGGCAGTGCCAACAACTGATTCTAAAGGATCCGAAGCAGCTCAACAGTAGCTTCAAAAGAACT GGAATGGAATCTCAACCTTTCCTGAATATGAAATTTGAAACGGATTATTTCGTAAAGGTTGTCCCTTTTCCTTCCATTAAAAACGAAAGCAATTACCACCCTTTCTTCTTCAGAACCCGAG CCTGTGACCTGTTGTTACAGCCGGACAACCTGGCTTGTAAACCCT TCTGGAAGCCTCGGAACCTGAACATTAGCCAGCATGGCTCGGACATGCAGGTGTCCTTCGACCACGCACCGCACAACTTCGGCTTCCGTTTCTTCTATCTTCACTACAAGCTCAAGCATGAAGGACCTTTCAAGCGAAAGACCTGTAAGCAG GAGCAAAATACAGAGACGACCAGCTGCCTCCTTCAAAATGTTTCTCCAGGGGATTATATAATTGAG CTGGTGGATGACACTAACACAACGAGAAAAGTGATGCATTATGCCTTAAAGCCAG TGCACTCCCCGTGGGCTGGGCCCATCAGAGCCGTGGCTATCACTGTGCCACTGGTGGTCATATCAGCATTCGCGACGCTCTTCACTGTGATGTGCCGCAAGAAGCAACAAG aaaacatatattCACATTTAGATGAAGAGAGCTCTGAGTCTTCCACATACACTGCAGCACTCCCGAGAGAGAGGCTCCGGCCGCGGCCAAAGGTCTTTCTCTGCTATTCCAGTAAAGATGGCCAGAATCACATGAATGTCGTCCAGTGTTTCGCCTACTTCCTCCAGGACTTCTGTGGCTGTGAG GTGGCTCTGGACCTGTGGGAAGACTTCAGCCTCTGTAGAGAAGGGCAGAGAGAATGGGTCATCCAGAAGATCCACGAGTCCCAGTTCATCATTGTGGTTTGTTCCAAAGGTATGAAGTACTTTGTggacaagaagaactacaaacacAAAGGAGGTGGCCGAGGCTCAGGGAAAGGAGAACTCTTCCTGGTGGCGGTGTCAGCCATTGCCGAAAAGCTCCGCCAGGCCAAGCAGAGTTCGTCCGCGGCGCTCAGCAAGTTCATCGCCGTCTACTTTGATTATTCCTGCGAGGGAGACGTCCCCGGTGTCCTAGACCTGAGTACCAAGTATAAACTCATGGACAATCTTCCCCAGCTCTGTTCCCACCTGCACTCCCGAGACCACGGCCTCCAGGAGCCGGGGCAGCATGCGCGACAGGGCAGCAGAAGGAACTACTTCCGGAGCAAGTCAGGCAGGTCCCTGTACGTCGCCATTTGCAACATGCACCAGTTTATCGACAAGGAGCCCGACTGGTTCGAAAAGCAGTTCGTTCCCTTCCATCCTCCTCCACTGCGCTACCGGGAGCCAGTCTTGGAGAAATTTGACTCGGGCTTGGTTTTAAATGATGTCATGTGCAAACCAGGGCCTGAGAGCGATTTCTGCCTAGTAGAGGCGGCCGTTCTTGGGGCAACTGGACCAGCCGACTTCCAGCACGAGAGTCAGCACGGGGGCCTGGACCAAGACGCGGAGGCCCGGCCTGCCCTTGACGGTAGCGCCGCTCTGCAGCCCTTGCTGCACACGGTGAAAGCCGGCAGCCCCTCGGACATGCCGCGGGACTCGGGCATCTACGACTCGTCTGTGCCCTCATCTGAGCTGTCTCTGCCACTGATGGAAGGACTGTTGACGGACCAGACAGAAACATCTTCCCTGACGGAGAGCGTGTCTTCCTCTTCAGGCCTGG GTGAAGAGGAACCTCCTGCCCTTCCTTCCAAGCTCCTCTCTTCTGGAGTGTGCAAAGCAGATCTTGGTTGCCGTAGCTACACTGATGAACTCCACGCGGTCGCCCCTTTGTAA